One uncultured Carboxylicivirga sp. genomic window, ATGCGGACATACAACATTAGTGCCTGGTGGTAGATTATGTGGTTGTGGAGCTTTAGGGCATCTTGAAGCCTATTGTTCTGCTCCTGGTATGAAACGTACTGCATTTGAGTTGTTGGTTAAATACAATGCAAATAATAGTTTATTGGCAGATAAATCATATAAAGAGTTGAATTCAAAAATGATTTACGATGCCGCAGTGCAAGGAGATAAAGTTGCGAATGAAGTTTTTGAACTGACCGGTCACTATTTAGGTCAAGGTATTGCAGATACAGTTCATCATCTGAGTCCTGAAGCTGTTTTCTTGTTTGGAGGCCCTACTGCTGCTGGTGATTTGATCTTTAAACCAACTATTAAAAGTATGGAAGATCATTTATTACCAATATTTAAAAATAAAATCAAAGTTTTACCATCTAAATTAGATGCCGGAGATGCCGCAATTGTTGGAGCTAGTGCGTTGGTTTGGAAGGAGTTAGAGTAGATTTATTTTTTGTTATTATATTAACTCCGCTAATTTTAGCGGAGTTTTTTTTGTGCTTGTTAATCAGGCTAATAAAAATTAACTAATTTTGACACTTGAAAATGCACTTATATAACATAATTAATGAGTAAGAAAGCTGATATCTATCAGGGAGCGATGGAGCTCTTTGTCGCCAAAGGATTTACTGCTTCGGTTAACGAATTGATTGAGCGAATAGGAATAGCAAAAGGTACATTGTACCATCATATTTCAGGGAAGGATCAATTAATTGTGGACATCTATAAACAATTAATGTTCGAAATTGAAGAAAAATGTGTTGATTCATCATCCAGCGAAGATCCTAAACAAGATTCCAAACGTGTTTTTAGTAAGATTGTTAAATGGTTTATTAGCAATCCAACAAAGTTCTACTATATAAATATTTTTGAGACCAGTCCATATATAAAAGTGCATTTCGGTAGAGTAGAGGATACATTGGAAGGTCCAAGAAAAAATATCATGCAAAAGGTGAATATGGGTGTTCTAAAAGGTTATAAAACTGATATGATAGCCTATTTCGATTTTGCCTTTACCAGGGCCATGGCCAATTATTTTCTTTCGCTCTCTAAACCACTTAAAAGTTTCAAGGATGAATTTGATGAAGCTTTTGACTTATATTGGGATGGGGTAGCACGAAAACAAATCAGTTAGATTTTCTTAATGATTGTAAGTCAGAAAGATCATTGTTGATAAATTTGGCTTAATTGTTAATTTCTTTTAAAACTCAAATTGGCATTTTAAATTAAATTAACACAATTTTAATATTTAGAAAACCGACCATTCGGTTCAAGACTTAAACTTTGCAACGTAAATAGACTAAATCCAATATTGTTCCAATTTGTTGGTGTAACTAATTGGGATTTTTGAAAAAGTATTTCAATTACACACGTTCTAATAAAAAAAATTAATCTATCATGAAAAAAGTATTTAGGTTATTTGCATGTATGATTATGCTTTTTGCATTATTCATTTTGCAAACAAATGCACAGGTAACTACATCCAGTATGGGGGGGCGTGTTACTGATGCAGAAGGAGCCGTAATAGGTGCAACGGTAATCGCTACTCACACACCTTCAGGAACAACTTATGGTACAGTAACCAACACCGAAGGACGATTTAACTTAAACGGTATGCGCGTTGGTGGTCCTTATACTGTAAAAGTTTCGTTCATTGGGTATGGCGACTTCATACAAAACAACATTACATTAAGCTTAGGTGAAAACTATGTAATGAATGTTGTTCTTTCCGATGAATCAAAATCATTAGATGAAATTCTTGTAACAGCTACTCGAACAAAATTCACTAACGAGAAAACCGGAGCAGTAACTAATGTAACAAATGATCAGATAGTTAATTTACCAACAGTAAGCCGTAGCATTGGCGATATTACACGTCTTTCTCCATATGGAGGTAACGGTATGAGCTTTGCTGGTTCAGATGGTCGTACTGCTAACTTTACTGTGGATGGTGCTAATTTCAACAATAACTTCGGTTTGAGTGATGCTCTTCCTGGTGGAGGTAATCCTATCTCAATTGAAGCAATTGAAGAATTGCAGGTTGTAATTGCTCCTTATGATGTGCGCCAAACCAACTTTATCGGTGGTGGTGTTAACGCCATTACTAAATCTGGTACAAATACATTTGAAGGAAGTGCATATGTTTTTCATAGAAATGAAAATTTACGAGGTGATGCTGTTAAAGGTGTGCAAATTGCAGGAGCACGTGAAAAGGACCGTAATACTACCTATGGTTTGACTTTTGGTGGTCCTATCATCAAAGATAAATTGTTTATTTTCATTAATGC contains:
- a CDS encoding TetR/AcrR family transcriptional regulator encodes the protein MSKKADIYQGAMELFVAKGFTASVNELIERIGIAKGTLYHHISGKDQLIVDIYKQLMFEIEEKCVDSSSSEDPKQDSKRVFSKIVKWFISNPTKFYYINIFETSPYIKVHFGRVEDTLEGPRKNIMQKVNMGVLKGYKTDMIAYFDFAFTRAMANYFLSLSKPLKSFKDEFDEAFDLYWDGVARKQIS